One Anastrepha obliqua isolate idAnaObli1 chromosome 6, idAnaObli1_1.0, whole genome shotgun sequence DNA window includes the following coding sequences:
- the LOC129250368 gene encoding uncharacterized protein LOC129250368 — MTSDNGTNFVGAEKELRIAFQQCMANIKLRSFFADSNIEWRFNPPAAPHMGGYWETGVKRGKYHLKRVLGEVLLSYEEFNTLLTEIEACVNSRLLCDNSGDLEVLTPGHFIVGEPLKSILEPEG; from the coding sequence ATGACATCTGATAACGGTACAAATTTCGTTGGAGCCGAGAAGGAGTTGCGCATTGCATTTCAACAGTGCATGGCTAATATTAAACTTCGCTCTTTCTTTGCGGATTCGAATATCGAATGGCGCTTTAATCCACCGGCTGCACCCCATATGGGAGGTTACTGGGAGACTGGAGTCAAACGTGGCAAGTATCATTTAAAACGCGTACTAGGAGAAGTTCTACTATCATACGAAGAGTTCAACACACTTTTGACTGAAATAGAAGCTTGCGTAAACTCTCGCCTACTCTGTGACAACTCTGGTGACTTAGAAGTTCTAACTCCCGGACATTTCATAGTCGGCGAACCGCTTAAGTCAATACTGGAACCTGAGGGTTAA